The genomic stretch TCGGATTGATCTTCTGACCCATGCTTAGGCCTCCTTCTTTGCGGACTGATCCGACTTAGATTCGGTCTTCTTAGTAGCCGGCTTCTTAGTTTCCGTCTTCTTGGCAGCCGATTTCTTAGGCTCACTCTTCTTAGCTGTGGACTTTTTCGTCTCGGTCTTCTTCTTAGGTGCTGGCTCTTCTTTCGGCTCCACCACAACAGTGATGTGGGAGGAACGCTTCAAGATTTGGCTAGCAGAACCTTTAGCGCGAGGACGAATACGACGCAAAGTCATACCCTCGTCCACGAAAATCTGCGAGACGTAGAGGTCATCAGAACGTAATGCCTCAGTGGACTC from Vaginimicrobium propionicum encodes the following:
- the rplV gene encoding 50S ribosomal protein L22 → MSKTNERPSRRLALLGDRPGSYAIARHVRMSPMKVRRVVNLVRGMDVSSALTTLKFAPQAAAKPVYKTLASAVANAESTEALRSDDLYVSQIFVDEGMTLRRIRPRAKGSASQILKRSSHITVVVEPKEEPAPKKKTETKKSTAKKSEPKKSAAKKTETKKPATKKTESKSDQSAKKEA